In Bacillus sp. SB49, a single window of DNA contains:
- the lpdA gene encoding dihydrolipoyl dehydrogenase: MAQEYDLVILGGGTGGYVAAIRASKLGLKTAVVEKRELGGTCLHRGCIPSKALLRSAEVFRQTKEAGQFGITTSKPELDFLKVQERKQSIIDTLHKGVQGLMKKGKIDVYEGFGRILGPSIFSPTAGTISVEMNNGEENEMLIPKNVLIATGSKPKTLPGLEIDGEYIMTSDEALQMDTLPSSIIIVGGGVIGIEWASMLADFGVEVTVLEYLPHILPTEDESISREMMKQMKKKGVSIVTGAKVLPDSTRKEDGISIDAEVDGETRTYKSDRMLVSVGRAANVENIGLENTDIVVENGVIQTNAFYQTKESHMYAIGDVIGGMQLAHVASHEGITAVEHMADGDPHPVDPEQVPTCIYSSPEAASVGLTESQAKEQGYEVKVGTFPFQAVGKALVFGESDGFVKIIADKATDDLLGVHMIGPHVTDMISEAGLAKVLDATPWEIAGSIHPHPTLSEAIGEAAMAVDGNQIHG; the protein is encoded by the coding sequence ATGGCGCAAGAATATGACTTGGTTATTTTGGGAGGCGGCACAGGCGGTTACGTGGCTGCCATCCGCGCATCCAAACTCGGATTAAAGACAGCTGTCGTCGAAAAACGTGAATTAGGGGGGACGTGCCTGCATCGCGGGTGTATTCCTTCCAAAGCGCTGCTTCGTAGTGCAGAAGTTTTCAGACAGACAAAGGAAGCAGGTCAGTTCGGTATTACAACAAGTAAGCCGGAATTGGACTTCTTGAAAGTCCAGGAGAGGAAGCAGTCCATTATTGATACGTTACATAAAGGCGTACAAGGGTTGATGAAAAAAGGAAAGATTGACGTATATGAAGGATTCGGAAGAATTCTCGGGCCTTCCATTTTTTCACCGACAGCAGGAACGATTTCAGTAGAGATGAACAACGGGGAAGAGAATGAGATGCTGATCCCGAAGAATGTCCTCATCGCTACAGGGTCGAAGCCGAAGACGCTCCCAGGTCTCGAAATAGATGGCGAATACATCATGACATCGGACGAAGCGCTTCAAATGGACACCCTTCCTTCATCAATCATCATTGTCGGCGGAGGAGTAATCGGTATCGAATGGGCTTCGATGCTGGCTGATTTCGGCGTTGAGGTGACGGTGCTTGAATACCTTCCGCACATTCTCCCGACAGAAGATGAGTCTATTTCCAGGGAAATGATGAAGCAGATGAAGAAGAAGGGAGTATCTATCGTTACAGGAGCGAAGGTTCTTCCGGATTCGACCAGGAAAGAAGATGGAATCTCGATCGACGCAGAAGTCGATGGGGAAACCAGGACATACAAATCCGATCGTATGCTCGTTTCGGTAGGAAGAGCTGCGAATGTGGAGAACATCGGATTGGAAAACACCGACATTGTCGTGGAAAATGGTGTCATTCAGACGAATGCCTTCTACCAGACGAAGGAAAGTCATATGTATGCAATCGGCGATGTGATCGGCGGCATGCAGCTTGCCCACGTAGCTTCCCATGAAGGCATTACAGCAGTGGAGCACATGGCTGACGGCGATCCACACCCGGTGGATCCGGAACAGGTACCTACGTGCATTTACTCCAGCCCGGAAGCAGCGAGCGTCGGCCTGACAGAATCACAGGCGAAGGAACAAGGGTATGAGGTGAAAGTAGGAACCTTCCCGTTTCAAGCGGTTGGAAAAGCTCTCGTATTCGGCGAGTCGGACGGATTCGTTAAGATCATTGCCGATAAAGCAACCGATGATCTGCTCGGAGTGCATATGATCGGACCCCATGTGACCGATATGATTTCGGAAGCAGGGCTGGCTAAGGTGTTGGATGCAACGCCGTGGGAAATTGCAGGCAGCATTCATCCACATCCGACCCTTTCAGAAGCGATCGGAGAAGCCGCAATGGCTGTGGACGGTAATCAAATTCACGGGTAA
- the buk gene encoding butyrate kinase has protein sequence MDITFLAEDRTDKGDLSVSTHRILVINPGSTSTKIGVFDGTESVLEKTIRHSADELSEFKRVIDQYEFRKRIILDVLDGEGINISKLSAVCGRGGLLRPIEGGTYEVNDAMLQDLRDGYNGEHASNLGGIIAHEIAKGLNIGAYIVDPVVVDELHDLAKVSGVPEIPRKSIFHALNQKAVARRAAADLKRSYKESRLIVAHMGGGITVGAHSGGRVIDVNNGLHGDGPFSPERAGTVPAGDLVSLCFSGQYYRDEVMKKLVGQGGLMAYLDTNDAREVERLVENGDKKAALIFDAMAYQIAKEIGSMSTVLEGKVDAIALTGGLAYGKDFVEAISRRVQWIADVLVYAGENELEALNEGTLRILNKEEAPKQYPNFME, from the coding sequence ATGGACATCACATTCTTAGCAGAAGACAGAACAGATAAAGGAGATTTATCAGTGAGTACACATCGGATTCTTGTGATTAACCCTGGGTCTACATCGACAAAAATCGGAGTCTTCGATGGAACAGAGTCCGTTCTGGAGAAGACAATCCGTCACAGCGCAGATGAGCTGAGTGAATTTAAACGTGTTATTGATCAATATGAGTTCCGAAAGCGTATCATTCTCGATGTGCTGGATGGAGAGGGCATAAATATCAGTAAATTGAGTGCCGTCTGTGGACGCGGCGGCCTGCTTCGGCCGATTGAAGGCGGTACTTATGAAGTGAACGATGCCATGCTTCAGGACTTGAGAGATGGATATAATGGAGAACATGCGTCGAACCTCGGTGGGATCATCGCCCACGAAATCGCGAAAGGGCTGAATATTGGTGCCTATATCGTTGATCCTGTCGTCGTTGATGAACTTCATGATCTGGCAAAGGTGTCAGGAGTACCGGAAATCCCACGTAAAAGTATATTTCACGCACTTAATCAGAAGGCGGTCGCAAGGAGAGCGGCTGCCGACCTGAAGCGCTCTTATAAGGAAAGCCGCTTGATCGTTGCCCATATGGGAGGGGGGATCACGGTCGGTGCACATTCCGGCGGCCGTGTTATTGATGTCAACAACGGTTTACACGGAGACGGGCCGTTTTCCCCGGAAAGAGCGGGAACCGTTCCAGCGGGTGACTTGGTCTCTTTATGTTTCTCGGGACAATATTATCGGGATGAAGTCATGAAGAAACTTGTCGGTCAAGGGGGACTGATGGCATATCTTGACACAAATGATGCGCGAGAGGTCGAACGCTTGGTAGAGAACGGGGATAAAAAAGCTGCCTTGATCTTTGATGCGATGGCCTATCAGATTGCCAAAGAAATCGGCAGCATGAGTACAGTCCTTGAAGGTAAGGTCGATGCGATCGCATTAACCGGAGGGCTTGCTTATGGGAAAGACTTCGTTGAAGCGATCTCCCGCAGGGTCCAGTGGATTGCCGATGTCCTCGTGTATGCTGGTGAGAATGAGCTGGAGGCTTTAAATGAGGGCACACTCCGCATATTAAATAAGGAAGAAGCACCTAAGCAGTATCCTAATTTTATGGAATAG
- the bcd gene encoding branched-chain amino acid dehydrogenase, which produces MEIFNYMKEYDYEQLLFCHDEQSGLKAIIAIHDTTLGPALGGTRMWTYASEDEAVEDALRLAKGMTYKNAAAGLNLGGGKTVIIGDPKKEKNEEMFRAFGRYIQGLNGRYITAEDVGTTVQDMDLIHEETDYVTGISPAFGSSGNPSPVTAYGVYRGMKAAAKEGFGTDSLEGKTVAVQGVGNVAFNLCRHLHEEGANLIVTDINKEAVQRAVEEFGAKAVEPDEIYGVECDIYAPCALGATINDNTIPQLKAKVIAGAANNQLKETRHGDILHEKGVVYTPDYVINAGGVINVADELYGYNKDRAMKRVETIYDNVARVFEISKRDHIPSYVAADRMAEERIERMRRSRSQFLQNGHHILSRRQNR; this is translated from the coding sequence ATGGAAATTTTCAACTATATGAAAGAATACGATTATGAGCAACTGTTATTTTGTCACGATGAGCAATCAGGATTAAAAGCAATCATTGCTATTCATGATACAACATTGGGTCCGGCTCTCGGCGGTACCAGGATGTGGACATATGCATCAGAAGATGAAGCGGTGGAAGATGCGCTTCGACTCGCGAAAGGAATGACCTACAAAAACGCGGCTGCCGGTTTGAACCTTGGCGGCGGAAAGACGGTCATCATCGGCGATCCTAAGAAAGAGAAGAACGAGGAAATGTTCCGCGCATTCGGGCGCTACATACAAGGACTGAATGGTCGTTACATCACGGCAGAGGACGTAGGGACAACGGTACAGGATATGGACTTGATTCATGAAGAGACCGACTATGTTACAGGTATTTCTCCTGCATTCGGTTCTTCCGGAAACCCGTCTCCAGTAACAGCATACGGCGTGTATCGAGGGATGAAAGCGGCGGCTAAGGAAGGTTTCGGGACGGATTCCTTAGAAGGAAAGACCGTAGCTGTGCAAGGAGTAGGAAACGTTGCCTTTAATCTTTGCCGTCACCTGCATGAAGAAGGTGCGAACTTAATAGTGACAGACATTAATAAAGAGGCAGTTCAGCGAGCGGTAGAAGAATTCGGTGCGAAAGCGGTCGAGCCGGATGAAATTTACGGGGTTGAATGTGATATCTATGCACCATGTGCGCTTGGTGCGACCATCAACGACAATACGATTCCTCAATTAAAGGCCAAAGTAATTGCAGGAGCAGCAAATAATCAGCTGAAAGAGACGCGTCATGGAGATATTCTTCATGAGAAAGGCGTTGTTTATACACCTGATTATGTCATCAATGCCGGAGGGGTCATCAACGTGGCCGATGAACTTTACGGGTATAACAAAGATCGTGCTATGAAGCGTGTAGAAACAATCTACGATAATGTCGCGCGCGTTTTCGAAATATCCAAGCGTGACCACATTCCGAGTTATGTAGCTGCAGATCGAATGGCGGAAGAGAGAATTGAACGTATGCGTCGTTCCCGCAGCCAGTTCCTTCAAAATGGACATCACATTCTTAGCAGAAGACAGAACAGATAA
- the yqiS gene encoding phosphate butyryltransferase — MITTLDALVDQIDRTNKKTVAVAQAADAAVLTAVKRALDQEIADFILTGETEAINQAAKDAGIDLSERGVRVLDVPSIESAGAAVKAVHDGEAHVLMKGNIDTKTLLKAVLNKEYGLRKGSVLSHVALFEIPGRDKLIFLTDAAMNIAPSLEEKVQIIQNAVETARRAGWEMPKVAPLAAVEVVNPAMPATRDAAVLSQMNRRGQIKDCLVDGPLAFDNAVDEKAARQKGIHSEVAGKADILVVPTIEVANALYKSFMYFAGAKVAGVISGAKAPIVLTSRADDAQSKIYSLALALRASY; from the coding sequence ATGATAACTACTTTAGATGCATTAGTGGATCAAATAGACAGGACGAACAAAAAAACAGTTGCAGTAGCTCAAGCGGCGGATGCTGCCGTTCTTACAGCAGTAAAACGAGCGTTGGACCAAGAAATAGCCGATTTTATTCTGACTGGAGAAACGGAGGCAATCAATCAGGCTGCCAAAGATGCAGGCATTGATTTGTCCGAAAGGGGCGTGCGTGTTCTGGATGTTCCATCTATAGAAAGTGCAGGCGCTGCAGTAAAGGCAGTCCATGATGGAGAAGCCCATGTGCTTATGAAAGGGAATATCGACACGAAAACCTTGCTTAAAGCAGTCCTGAATAAAGAATACGGGCTGAGAAAAGGGTCTGTTCTGTCCCATGTGGCTCTTTTTGAAATACCCGGAAGGGATAAACTTATATTCCTTACGGATGCGGCGATGAATATTGCTCCTTCACTGGAAGAGAAGGTTCAAATTATTCAGAACGCAGTCGAAACAGCGAGACGTGCTGGTTGGGAGATGCCGAAAGTAGCACCGCTTGCTGCTGTTGAAGTAGTAAATCCGGCGATGCCTGCAACACGGGATGCGGCTGTTCTTTCACAAATGAACCGGCGCGGTCAAATTAAGGACTGCCTGGTTGATGGTCCGTTAGCTTTTGATAATGCTGTCGATGAGAAAGCAGCCAGACAGAAAGGGATACATTCAGAAGTAGCGGGTAAAGCCGATATTCTGGTTGTCCCTACCATTGAAGTGGCTAATGCCTTATATAAATCATTCATGTACTTTGCAGGCGCGAAGGTGGCAGGTGTCATCAGCGGTGCTAAAGCACCGATTGTACTAACCTCCCGAGCGGATGATGCACAAAGCAAGATATATTCCCTGGCACTCGCACTTCGGGCCAGCTATTAA
- a CDS encoding sigma-54-dependent Fis family transcriptional regulator: MKRVLIVGAGKGGAALLKLLNEIERMQVVAITDIDPDAEGLILAEQMQIPSDRHWENWIHKDIDIVIEATGSDAVFGEIRAKRMPFTVVIPGSVAYVTSELLEEKEALVQELKQQTQNQHLILNSIHDGMIVIGENSRVSFVNQSAARILDKDKREIVGFPVTDVIPASRLPRILASRKKELNQQLELENGKKVITTRIPMIGQDQKVIGAFAVFQDITEVVDLAEEVTNLKEIQTMLEAIIHSSDEAISVVDENGSGLMINPAYTRITGLSEEEIVGKPATVDIAEGESMHMKVLRTRRPVRGVRMKVGPANKDVLVNVAPVIVDGRLKGSVGVLHDVSEIQSLTSELKRARQIIRSLEAKYTFDDIVGRSQEMTLALEQAKVGARTPATVLLRGESGTGKELFAHAIHNESKRRHNKFIRVNCAAIAESLLESELFGYEDGAFSGAKRGGKKGLFEEANHGSIFLDEIGELTLSMQAKLLRVLQENEIVRVGGTKPVHVDVRVIAATNVNLEKAIMNKTFREDLYYRLNRLPIYIPPLRERKEDVISLARHLISKLNEDYGRHVQHMDEEAYGLLKEYGWPGNVRELENVLGRAMIYMENMEDTILAEHLPPLTKAARTEYIPSENTSWPEVTLQEAVDDYEKKLLAKAYRSHGFNKTKTAKALGISIRNLYYKLEKYDLDKKSMQEFS; the protein is encoded by the coding sequence ATGAAACGTGTGTTGATTGTTGGTGCAGGGAAGGGTGGCGCGGCTCTTCTTAAATTATTGAATGAAATTGAGCGTATGCAGGTCGTTGCTATTACCGATATCGATCCTGATGCGGAAGGCTTAATACTGGCAGAGCAGATGCAGATTCCGTCAGACCGTCATTGGGAGAACTGGATACATAAAGACATCGATATCGTCATTGAGGCGACAGGCAGTGATGCCGTCTTTGGGGAAATCCGTGCAAAAAGGATGCCTTTCACAGTTGTTATACCTGGTTCCGTAGCGTACGTAACATCGGAACTTCTAGAAGAAAAAGAGGCACTTGTTCAAGAGTTGAAACAACAGACGCAAAACCAACACCTTATCTTGAACAGCATTCACGACGGGATGATCGTCATTGGTGAAAACAGCCGTGTCTCCTTTGTGAATCAAAGTGCTGCACGTATTCTTGATAAAGACAAAAGAGAGATCGTTGGTTTTCCGGTAACAGATGTCATTCCGGCTTCCAGACTTCCCCGTATTCTCGCTTCCAGGAAGAAAGAACTGAATCAGCAGCTCGAATTGGAGAACGGAAAGAAAGTCATTACGACAAGGATTCCTATGATTGGGCAAGATCAGAAAGTTATAGGTGCTTTCGCTGTTTTTCAAGATATTACGGAAGTAGTGGATCTCGCAGAAGAGGTTACGAATTTAAAGGAAATACAGACCATGCTTGAAGCGATCATTCATTCTTCGGATGAAGCGATTTCCGTAGTAGACGAAAATGGAAGCGGTTTAATGATTAACCCCGCCTATACAAGGATTACCGGACTTTCTGAAGAGGAAATCGTGGGCAAACCGGCAACGGTGGATATAGCAGAAGGGGAAAGTATGCACATGAAAGTACTCCGCACGCGCCGCCCGGTGAGGGGCGTGCGGATGAAGGTAGGGCCGGCGAATAAAGATGTCCTCGTCAACGTAGCTCCGGTAATCGTTGACGGCCGACTGAAAGGGAGCGTAGGTGTTCTTCATGACGTGTCGGAGATTCAGTCGTTAACGTCTGAATTGAAGAGGGCCCGCCAGATCATCCGCAGTCTGGAAGCTAAGTACACCTTTGATGATATAGTGGGAAGGTCACAGGAGATGACGCTGGCGTTGGAGCAGGCAAAAGTAGGCGCCAGAACTCCTGCAACGGTCCTGCTCCGCGGCGAATCGGGCACAGGAAAAGAGCTTTTCGCGCACGCCATTCATAATGAAAGCAAGCGGCGGCATAATAAGTTCATCCGTGTCAATTGTGCGGCGATCGCCGAATCGCTTTTGGAGAGTGAGTTATTTGGTTATGAGGATGGAGCATTCTCCGGTGCGAAGCGAGGAGGAAAAAAAGGGCTTTTTGAAGAGGCGAATCATGGAAGTATCTTTCTTGATGAGATTGGGGAGCTTACCCTTTCCATGCAGGCAAAGCTTCTCCGCGTCCTGCAGGAAAACGAAATTGTCCGTGTCGGAGGAACGAAACCTGTACATGTAGACGTCCGCGTCATTGCGGCCACGAACGTCAATCTCGAAAAAGCGATTATGAACAAAACCTTTCGTGAAGATTTGTACTATCGCTTGAACCGTCTTCCGATCTATATACCTCCCCTCAGGGAAAGAAAGGAAGATGTTATATCTTTAGCCCGTCATCTGATTAGTAAACTGAATGAAGATTACGGGAGGCATGTACAGCATATGGATGAGGAAGCTTACGGGTTGCTGAAAGAGTATGGATGGCCGGGGAACGTTCGTGAGCTTGAGAACGTACTCGGGAGGGCGATGATCTATATGGAGAATATGGAGGATACGATTCTTGCAGAACATCTTCCTCCGTTGACGAAAGCTGCACGTACGGAGTACATTCCTTCCGAAAACACCTCTTGGCCGGAAGTTACATTACAAGAAGCTGTGGATGATTATGAGAAGAAGTTACTGGCAAAAGCGTACCGTTCCCACGGCTTTAATAAAACGAAAACAGCCAAAGCGCTTGGAATCTCGATCCGGAACTTATATTATAAATTAGAGAAGTATGATTTGGACAAAAAAAGCATGCAAGAATTTTCATAG
- a CDS encoding DUF2627 family protein, protein MRLLALLVLVTPGILAVYGIKLIRDALFGEFHEIYFHIAVQGLTGLLFFLGGLLWIGGFILYRDRKRGLTKGRFKQDH, encoded by the coding sequence ATGCGCTTACTTGCCTTATTAGTGTTAGTCACACCGGGAATACTCGCTGTCTATGGAATTAAATTAATCCGGGATGCTCTCTTCGGAGAATTCCACGAGATATATTTTCACATCGCTGTCCAAGGTCTTACCGGTTTGCTTTTTTTCCTCGGCGGCCTTCTTTGGATCGGCGGTTTCATCTTATACAGAGACAGAAAAAGAGGACTGACAAAAGGTCGTTTCAAACAGGATCACTAA
- a CDS encoding DUF294 nucleotidyltransferase-like domain-containing protein — protein MTEFELFRKQYPFDLLSDEEFEEIFGKAVVKEYSTNEFIIHEDQDEDRIDIHFLVSGLAKNIMHRSNGRQLSVRFYYPGDLVGVMILLTSGEMRFSVQALEPVKTVCFERESFLQTMSNNTHFSKVVMDGISHLMKSLYDEVKYKSSTTDEQDDRELYKKRADAYMELPTFIHPESSIEKAARMLQQQKIEALIVSDDQSSMLGMIGYGQILKAYFENEHKNPVRTYMTEESYEINEQEFIYDALSYLKHHPTEIIPVLHKDKVVGILRQSSFFTIKNSVYFDLTYKISNAASIDEIRPLSPIYNARFQQFVSSLIKDNMFAYDIAELMTNYNDRLHKQVVQIAEDEMVKEGYGAPPINYCFLVMGSEGRKEQAFSTDQDNAMILADYSSSKHKKTIEEYFRIFAGKINDMLNECGYPYCTGGIMAREDKWRQQTSQWHASIDRWIAKMDAEEIRDFTIFMDFRPIIGDYSLAYDLKKYVTKRVQKSLNLHQLLMKDTLRFRVPVQPFGRITGIGKKRTLNLKKSAIMQIVNAVRIYSMKYGIEEINTVNRLEALAEQERFHPRDVENAKTALHRLMLFRLKANLDQLDDDEPLSNDLKLGSLKKEERRSLKEALIIAKRLQQVLELSYNRNRVV, from the coding sequence GTGACAGAGTTCGAATTGTTTCGAAAGCAATATCCTTTTGACTTGCTTTCGGACGAGGAATTTGAAGAGATTTTCGGCAAAGCCGTAGTCAAAGAATACAGCACCAATGAATTTATCATTCATGAAGATCAGGATGAAGACAGAATTGACATCCACTTCCTCGTATCCGGTCTTGCAAAAAACATCATGCACCGATCCAATGGTCGCCAGCTCTCTGTAAGGTTCTACTACCCGGGAGACCTGGTAGGAGTGATGATTCTTCTTACGAGCGGAGAAATGCGCTTTTCTGTCCAGGCGCTGGAACCGGTCAAAACGGTCTGCTTCGAGAGGGAATCGTTTTTACAAACGATGTCGAACAACACTCATTTCTCCAAGGTCGTCATGGATGGAATCAGCCATTTAATGAAGAGCCTCTATGACGAGGTGAAGTATAAAAGTTCCACCACGGATGAGCAGGACGATCGTGAGCTTTACAAAAAGCGTGCAGATGCCTATATGGAACTTCCAACGTTTATACACCCGGAATCCTCCATTGAAAAAGCAGCCCGCATGCTGCAGCAGCAGAAGATAGAAGCGCTTATTGTAAGCGACGACCAAAGCTCGATGCTTGGGATGATCGGATACGGCCAGATTTTAAAGGCCTATTTTGAAAATGAGCACAAAAATCCCGTTCGGACTTACATGACGGAGGAGTCCTATGAGATTAACGAACAGGAATTCATCTACGATGCGCTGAGTTATTTGAAACACCATCCAACGGAAATCATACCGGTTCTCCACAAAGATAAGGTGGTTGGAATCCTCAGACAGTCTTCCTTCTTCACCATCAAAAACTCCGTTTATTTCGATTTAACATACAAAATATCAAACGCAGCCAGCATTGATGAAATCCGTCCACTTTCTCCCATTTACAATGCAAGATTCCAGCAGTTTGTGTCCAGTCTGATTAAAGACAACATGTTTGCGTACGATATTGCTGAATTAATGACCAACTACAACGACAGGCTGCACAAACAGGTCGTACAAATCGCGGAAGATGAAATGGTGAAAGAGGGGTACGGAGCACCTCCAATCAATTACTGCTTCCTGGTCATGGGAAGTGAGGGACGTAAAGAGCAAGCTTTCTCCACGGATCAGGACAATGCCATGATTCTCGCTGACTACAGCAGTTCCAAGCATAAAAAGACGATAGAAGAATACTTCCGAATCTTTGCCGGTAAAATTAACGACATGCTGAATGAGTGCGGCTATCCTTATTGTACAGGCGGAATTATGGCAAGAGAAGATAAGTGGCGTCAGCAGACAAGCCAGTGGCACGCAAGTATCGACCGCTGGATTGCCAAAATGGATGCGGAAGAGATCCGCGATTTTACTATCTTCATGGATTTCCGTCCGATCATTGGAGATTATTCACTAGCCTATGATTTAAAAAAATATGTGACCAAGCGCGTTCAAAAATCATTGAACCTCCATCAACTGCTGATGAAGGATACATTGAGATTCCGCGTCCCTGTCCAGCCCTTCGGACGGATTACCGGAATCGGAAAAAAACGGACATTAAATTTAAAGAAATCTGCAATTATGCAGATTGTGAATGCCGTCAGGATATACAGCATGAAGTACGGCATCGAAGAAATCAATACCGTAAACAGGCTGGAGGCATTGGCTGAGCAGGAGCGCTTCCATCCACGCGATGTGGAAAATGCAAAGACAGCCCTGCACAGGCTGATGTTGTTCCGGCTAAAAGCAAATCTAGATCAACTTGACGACGATGAACCATTGTCCAATGATTTGAAGCTCGGCTCTCTGAAAAAAGAAGAGCGCCGCTCTTTAAAGGAAGCGCTGATCATCGCCAAACGACTGCAGCAAGTTTTAGAGTTGAGCTATAACCGAAATCGGGTGGTATAG
- a CDS encoding 3'-5' exonuclease, which translates to MLPVDLQIIKYIFFEKPMYHFKIKPFLKWNIYQSLEETLSLYEKDTRFHQKKLEELDFTIFDLETTGFFPEIGHEIISIGAIRLNGLHACRSRKFHQIIRPIRPVNNQTLRLTGLTKQQLMDASPFIEGFTNFLEFSEGSVLVAHPAKFDMRFLRAMLKRWKLPDYEPHVLDSQIMAQWLLPHVKHQLDPLLKYVGIDKRERHHALNDAIMTAELFQFLLSKAMNHDIQTLDDLYTVCRKQQKAKQQS; encoded by the coding sequence TTGTTACCTGTTGACTTACAAATTATTAAATATATCTTTTTTGAGAAACCGATGTATCATTTTAAAATCAAACCATTTTTGAAATGGAACATTTATCAATCGCTGGAGGAAACATTGTCTCTATATGAAAAAGACACTCGTTTCCACCAAAAAAAATTGGAAGAATTGGATTTTACAATTTTCGATCTAGAAACAACCGGCTTCTTTCCGGAAATTGGTCATGAAATCATTTCTATAGGGGCCATCCGTTTAAACGGTCTTCATGCCTGCAGGAGTCGGAAGTTTCATCAAATCATCCGTCCTATCCGTCCTGTTAACAATCAAACATTACGCCTTACAGGACTCACTAAGCAACAGCTCATGGATGCAAGTCCTTTCATCGAAGGTTTCACAAATTTCCTGGAATTCAGTGAAGGGTCCGTCTTGGTCGCCCATCCGGCAAAGTTTGATATGCGTTTTCTGAGAGCTATGTTAAAACGATGGAAGCTGCCGGACTATGAACCCCATGTATTGGATTCACAGATAATGGCACAATGGCTTCTGCCACACGTCAAACACCAGCTTGATCCATTATTAAAATATGTAGGGATAGACAAACGGGAGCGCCACCACGCGTTGAATGATGCCATCATGACCGCAGAGTTGTTCCAATTCCTCCTCTCTAAAGCGATGAATCATGATATTCAGACACTGGATGACCTTTATACGGTATGCCGGAAACAACAAAAGGCGAAACAGCAATCGTAG